The following nucleotide sequence is from Salinispirillum sp. LH 10-3-1.
CCGGCCATTGGGGCCGCACTCGATTTGGGCAAAACCCAAGAAGACTACTGGAAACCCATATTCGACGGTTACGAGTTTTCCAAAGAGTGGATCAAGAACGAAAAACCGGATGTGATCATTTTGGTTTATAACGACCACGCCTCCGCGTTCTCGTTGGACTTGATACCGACCTTTGCCATTGGTTGTGCCGACGAATTCCAGCCCGCCGATGAAGGCTGGGGTCCGCGTCCCGTGCCGACCGTAAAGGGTCACTCAGAGCTCGCGTGGCACATCGCTCAGTCCGCCATTTTGGATGAATTCGACATGACCATCGTCAATAACATGGATGTCGATCACGGCCTGACCGTTCCCCTGTCGCTGATGTTTGGCCAGCCGGAAGACTGGCCGTGCAAGGTCATTCCGCTGGCCGTGAACGTGGTGCAATACCCTCCACCAACGGGTAACCGGTGCTACAACCTAGGCAAAGCAATCCGCAAAGCTGTTGAATCCTTTGATGCTGACCTGAATGTGCAGATTTGGGGTACGGGCGGTATGTCGCACCAGTTGCAAGGCCCGCGCGCGGGCTTGATCAACAAAGACTTTGACACCGCATTCTTGGACGGCCTCACCCAAGACCCGCAAGGTTTAGCAAAAATGCCGCATATTGATTATGTGCGCGAAGCCGGGTCAGAAGGCATTGAAATGGTCATGTGGTTGATCATGCGCGGTGCTTTGAACGATGACATCGAAGAGCGCTATCGCTTCTACCACGTGCCCGCGTCCAACTGCGCCGTGGGGCATATTATTCTAGAAAACCAGTAAGCATAAGCGAGAGACATCGCAACTAGACCGATAAAGCCGACCCGATGAAACCATCAGGTCGGCTTTTTTATGCGTCCTTCTTATAGACACCGCGTGTAGGGCGGTGTGTTTACACCCGCCGCAGGGTAGCCAGCCTATTCATGCCGTAAATCACCGGAACAGATCGTTCCATTTACACCGCTTTTCCGATTGATCTGCATCAGTCGTTCCATATTCCTTGCCAGTAAAGTAATCCCTACCGACAGAATGCAGGGCTAACCAATGTCTTCCAAAAGCATAACTCCCAAACGACAACTCGCGCCGGGCACCATTAAGTTCGATGGCACCATGGCAAAGCAGGGCTACGCCCTCAACAAAATGTGTTACTCCTTCAATGAAGCCAGCGCCCGAGAGGCCTTCAAAGCTGACGAGCGCGGCTATTGTGCGCAATTCGGTTTAACCGACGCCCAAATCAAGGCGGTGCTAGAGCGCGATGTGTTGAGCCTGCTCAAGCTTGGTGGCTCTATTTACTATTTGGCCAAATTTGCTGGTTTGCTTGGCCTGAATGTGCAGGACGTCGGTGGCCTACAAACCGGCATGAGCACAGAAGCGTTTAAAGCACGGCTGATGAAGATCGGCGTTGACCATCGCGCCCAACAGGAGGCAAAACAACATGGCTAAGATCCTAGGCGGCATCTCTACATCTCACATTCCTGCCATCGGCGTAGCCATGGATCAAGGGCTTGAGCAAACACCTTATTGGAAAGACTTTTTCGACGCCTATCCGCCGGTACGAAACTGGCTGGTAGAGCAAAAACCCGACATCGCCATCGTGTTTTATAACGACCACGGCTTGGAGTTTTTCTTGGATAAAAAACCCACTTTTGCCGTGGGTGTAGCACCGGAATACCACAATGCGGATGAAGGCTGGGGCATCAAACCCATCCCGTCAGTGACCGGTGAAACCGAGCTGTCGTGGCACATTGTTAACACGCTAATAGAGGACGAATTCGACATCACCGTTTGTCAGGAGATGCGCGTGGATCACGGTTTGACGGTGCCGTTGTCGGTCATGTGGCCGGGTCATTCCTATCAGCACGTCAAGGTCATTCCTGTGTGCATCAACTGTGAACGGCACCCCATGCCGACGCCTGCACGGTGTTTCAAACTGGGGCAAGCCATAGCCCGTGCGGTGGCTTCGTGGGACAGTGATGAACGGGTGGTGGTGTTTGGCACTGGTGGTTTGTCGCATCAATTAGACGGTGAACGGGCAGGGTTTATTAACGCAGGGTTCGACGAATACTGCATGGACCAAATCGTGCCCAACCCCGAAGCCCTCACCCGTTACAGCAACGACGATCTCGTCGACATCGCAGGCGCACAGGGCGTAGAACTTAATATGTGGCTGGGTATGCGCGGCGCGCTCGAAGGCGGAGCACTCAAGGTGCTGCACCGCAACTACCATGTGCCGATATCAAACACCGGCGCGGGATTGATGTTGATCGAGCGAAATTAACGCTAAGATAGTTGCAGTTGATGCAGCGAGAAAGCGCATGTCGGCCAAACCGAACCCAAGTAAAGCGCAAGACGTACCACAGTTCGTACTCTACGGCGAGGCCGAGCACCACGATACGTTGGAGTTCTTGCACCTAGAACCGATTGCTACGCGCAGTCGCTCGAACGGTTGGGTCATCAAGGCGCATCGGCACGCGCGGTTGCATCAGCTTATCTTGGTGTTTTCCGGTGCGGTCACGGCGTGGGTCGATGAGCAAGAGCACCATCTAGACGGTGCCTGCTGCATCAGCCTGCCGCCAGGCATCGTGCACGGGTTTCGCTTTGCGCCAGAAACTCAGGGCGTCGTATTAACGGTGGCACAAGCCATGGTGACCGACTTGGCAGATGAGCGCACCAAAACCTATTTGGATGCCTTGTTCGCGCAACCCGAAATCATATCCTTCTCTTCCAGCTCTGCAGTGTTACGCCAATTGCACAGTAACGTGCAACAGATGATGGAAGAATTCCGCAGCATTAATCCGGGCCGCCAATTGCTCTGTGAATGGCTGTTGCAAACGGTGCTGTTGCAGTTGAGCCGCTGTGTGGCAACGCAGCGCCATGTCACTGAAACGCGCGCACCCGAAACCCAGCATATGCAGCAACTGCGCGCCTTGATTGAGGCGCATTTTACTAACCACTGGAAGGTCGAAGACTACGCCCGAACGCTCAATATGCCGCCGGCTCGTTTGAACAGAATGTGCAAAACCATTGCCGGAAAAAATGCCAAAGCACTGTTGCAAGAACGGCTGTTGTTGGAGGCTCGGCGCAAGTTAATCTACACCCGAGCCACCATCGAACACATTGCTTTTGATCTGGGTTATGCGGACCCAGCTTACTTTTCACGGGTATTTCAACAAGCGGAAGGTGTGTCGCCGAAAGTGTACCGCCAGCAGCACGATGCAATGAAGGAGCTCGAAGACGGTGCGGGCCCTGGCTAGTGCCATAAAAGATGATTTGAACGAAAAGTACAAGAATTCGAACGTAATCTGCATTAAATCGCTCGCCGAAATCCGGACACTGTGTAGTCATCTTACAACAATAAAGAGACTACCTTATGAACGTCATAAATACTCAGGTTGCCATCATTGGCGGCGGCCCATCCGGACTGTTACTCGGTCAACTGTTGCATAAGCAAGGTATTGAAAACGTCATCGTTGAGCGCGTCAGTGGCGACTACGTATTGGGTCGCATCCGTGCCGGTATTCTTGAGCAAGGGTTGGTGGATCTGCTGCACGAAGCTGGCGTTGCTGACCGCATGATGAAAGAGGGCCATGTACACGATGGCGTTGAACTCACCATTGACGACGAGCGCTTCCGCATTGATTTAAAAGCGCTGACCGGCGGAGCGACCGTGATGTGTTACGGTCAGACAGAAGTGACGCGAGATTTGATGGAAGCCCGCCGGGCATCCGGTCAGTTGACTTGCTACGAAGCTGAAAACACTGAACTGCATGATGTGAAGTCCGACCAGCCGTATGTCACCTTCATGCAAAATGGTGAGCCGGTGCGCATCAATGCCCAGTACATCGCCGGGTGTGATGGCTTCCACGGTGTATCACGCAAAACCATCCCGGAAGACTCACGTAAAGAATTCGAGCGCGTTTACCCTTTCGGCTGGCTGGGTCTACTAGCCGATACGCCGCCGTGTAACGACGAACTGATCTATGCCAAAACACAACGTGGTTTTGCTCTGGCCAGTCAACGTTCACCCACGCGCTCGCGTTATTACATTCAGGTGCCCTTGACCGACAAGGCGGAAGACTGGTCAGACGACGCCTTCTGGGCCGAGTTGAAAAAACGCCTGCCCGCCGATGTAGCCGCGAAGATGGTTACTGGCCCGAGCATCGAAAAAAGCATAGCGCCGCTGCGCTCCTTTGTGTGCGAACCCATGCAATACGGCAACCTGTTTTTGGTCGGTGACGCCGCCCACATCGTACCGCCAACCGGTGCCAAGGGCCTGAACCTGGCCGCCTCGGATGTAGCGACGCTGTATAAAGTGCTGACCCGGGTGTTAAAAGAGGGCGACCGCAGTGCCATCGAACAGTACTCGCCCATCTGCTTGCGCCGCGTCTGGAATGGCGAGCGCTTCTCGTGGTGGATGACGAATATGATGCACAACTTCGACGAAGAGTTGGCCAAAGACGGCAGCGACCGTGAAACGCATGAACGGTTTATGGATTCAGAGATCCACTACTACCTGACATCCGAAGCTGGTAAGAAGGTCATTGCCGAACAGTACGTTGGTTTGCCTTACGAAGATCTGGCTCAGTAGCACGTTGCTCACGGCGAGGCATCTCTGCCTCGCTTCTCTTGACCACTAAATTCTGCCACAATGCACGCCGACACTGGGCCAAGGAGGTGCCAGCACTGCGGGAGATGCCTTTTCTCAGAATTCAGGCGCTTAACGTGTTGCCCCTCTTTGGTCTCCCCTGAGACTCGTCATATAAGGATTATATGAATATGCGTGTAATAACCCCCAGGACTGGGATCTGGCTGTTCCTCAGCCTTTTCTCGATCGGTCTACTCTCGGCGTGTGCCCAACACTCAACCACGACCAGCGCGGAAATTCATCGCACGGCGGACTATCCCAATCTGATCATTTGGCCTAACAGCAACTCGCATTCGAATAACGAGGTGGTCATCAAACTGGTCGTTCGAGCCGGTAGCCTGCAAGAAACAGACAACCAACTCGGTTATGCTCACCTCTTAGAACACATGTTGTTTCGCGGTACAGAGCGGTTTCCGGGTGACCAATTGCAGACCCGCTTGCGGGAGCTTGGACTGGTGATGGGAACGCATTCCAATGCCTACACCAGTTTTGATGAAACCACTTATTGGTTCTACCTCAACACAGCAACACCACAGCGCGTTAACGCCGTGTTGGAAATTGTGGCTGAAATGGCGTTTCATGCGCAGATTGATGACGCGGCATTGGCCATAGAAAAGAGTGTCGTCTTGCAGGAATGGCGCGATTATACCCGCGACCAGAATCGGGTTGGTGAGGTGTTGTTCAACGACTTGTTTGCCGGCAGCCGTTACGCACAGCGCCGCCCCATCGGGACCTCGGAAAGCATTCAACAGGCAACCGCACAGGGCCTGCGAGACTTCTATCGGGAATGGTATCAGGCGCCGAACATGACTTTGGTCGTCAGCGGTGACATTGATGCCGAAGACATTCAAACTCAGTTTCTGGCGCACTTTAAGCAACCATTTCGTGCGCCCATGGGGCAGCCTCAGCAATATCCTTTAGCCCTAGATCGCATAAGTGAACGCCTTATTGTCACCGATCCCTACACAACATCCGGTAGCGCTTGGTTGGGCTTCATTCATCCCATAGCGCCGGTGCGGACCACCGACGGTTGGCTTGATGATATAAAACGCATAGCGGCCTATGACATCTTGCTGGACCGTTTGGAACGCCGGTTGGTCGAAACCCAAGGACGTGTCAGCGACTTCGAATATTATTATGATCACTTCCTGCCCGGCTTTTACCTCATGGAAATCGGAGCAACGGCGACGACAACAGGACTCCCATTAGCGGTGCAAATCATCGAGCAAGAACGTCAGCGTTTGCTGATAGGGGGGATCAGCGAGTTGGAATTGGAACGTTGGAAGAGAAGCTTCCTGCGCCATGAGCGTTTGCAGCAAGACTCCGCGTGGCATCTTTCAGAAGAAGCGCGTCTGCATGTCATGCTAGGACGCCCGCTATTAAATCAGAGTGAAAAACTGGCGCTGCTCGAATCCGCCGTGCCGGAGTGGACAACACAAGAGGTACTGAGGGCAGTGCTGCCAACGTTGTCGCTGGCGCCTAATGTGCAAATTATACATCCCTATAACGTACCGGCGCCCAGTGAGGCCGATGTTGATGCCTGGCTGGCCAGTGGCACCTATCTGGCGGATGCAGGAGCGTTGGATGCAGCGGAAATTGAGGACGTAGGCTTCGACGAGACCTGGCCCATTGCACCGACCTATTCTGGGGCGCTAACCTCTGAACGTGTATTGGACAACGGCGTTGTGGAATGGAAGCTTGATAACGGCATCGAGGTTCTGTTCTATCAACAGCAGAGCACTCCAGGTAAAGCCTATTTTACCTTGGTTGGGCTGGGTGGTTTCAACCGCATGTCGCCGGAAGAGACGCTGACGGGGCGCATCGTCACCGATGTCATGGGCTATAGCGGACTGCGCCAGTTAGACGGTGCCGAGTTAAGCCAATGGTTGCAAAGCCAAGGCTTAGGACTACTTGCAACGCAAGACTTTTACGACCGACTCATGCACGGCTATGCACCATCAGAGGATTTTGATCGCGTATTGCGCGTTTTGCACAGCGCTTTAACCGAAGCCAAAGCAGACCCCTTGGTGTGGGAGCATATGCTGACGCAATACCGTGACTACTTAATACAATGGTCAGATAACCCACAGCACCTGTGGTCCGATACGCTCGCAGAAGTGCTTTTTAATCAAGATCCTGCGCTGCGCAGTTTGACGCTGGAAGAACTGGACACAATCACTCTGGAAGGCATGGTAGACAACTACCGTCGTTTCATTGCTGGTGCGCAGAACTACCGCTTAGTGATTGTGGGGGATATAGCGCAGCAGGAGGCGTATGCCGCCGTGATGGAAAGCGTAGCAACCTTGCCGCCAACCGATCAGGTCGTGGCCGTTAATCGTCAGTACCCACAGATTCTAGCATCAAGTGCCGTGCATGTGCCCGGCAGCGGTGAGCAGTCGGCACAGGTAGTTTTGCGGTACGCCGTGCCCAAAGACAGTTTGCCGCCGTCTTTCAACCTGGACCGGCTCTACCTTGAGCGTTGGATGGATGAAATTTTGTTCGACGAAATCCGCAATAACCAAGGTATGGTCTATGCCATTCAAACCGAATTTGAAGGGCGGACAATCTATGAGGATGAGCTACGCCTAGTGATATCCCTAGCCGTGCACCCTGACCGGGTGGCGGACAGCGTGCAGGCGATTGAAGCTTTAATGCAGCGCCCACCGCATAAGGTGACGCAAGCACAAGTTGATCATTGGCATCGGGATTTCATGAATCAGCAGCGGGCAAGGGCGCACCAGTCGGCAGAAAGCATGGCGTTTGACTTGGCCTACGCAGAACTCTTCCAGCTTGATGTGAATCATCTAGTCACTGGCGAGGTTAGGCGTGCAGCGCCTGAAGCCGTTCTTGCACTCTTGGGACGATTCAGCGCGCCGAATGCCACTCGCCAAGAGCTTGTTTGGTTGCCTTAGTATAATCAGGGCACTTCCGTAACAAGTGCCCTGATTCATACCTGCTCATCACGCCGGTTCGCTGAACGCCGCCAAAATCTCTTCAGGAATCGGTTGTGCCTTGATACCGCCGGGCTTCTCGGCGTCAGCGGCCACCCACACCCGTGTTTCGAAGCCTTCCACCGCGAGGGCTTCGCCTTTCAATATACGGTGATACACGTCAAAGCTGCTGCGCCGGAATTCGGTGATGCGGCTTTCAATCACAATGTCCTCGCCATAACGCGACGGAATGTAGAACTTCGAGCGCGTATCCACCATCGGAATGCCGACGCTGTTGAAGCGCTGCACCATGTCGTATTTCGGGAAACCAGCGGCGGCAAACAAGCGGCCGGTAGCGTCGTCAAAGTAGGCAAAATAGCGCGGGTAGAACACGATGCCAGCGGGGTCGCAGTCGCCCCATTCGATGGTGCGGGTGTGGCGGTTAATCAACATAGTGGCGTCCTCTGGTTGTCTGTTTACACCGCTCACGATAGGCGGATCACGTCGTTGGATGGAGTGGCGCTGTAAATGTCGGTCACGACGGCTGCTCGGTTTTCTAATACGGCCCGTTGGTTGATGGAGCCTTTGTCGGTAATTTCATGTGCGTCCAAGCGCGGAGGCTCATCCAGTAATACGGCACGAGCGACGCGATTAGACCCACCGGTGCTGGTGTCGATCAGGTGCTGCAACAGGCTTTCAAAGCGTGCGCGCACCGCGGGGCTGTAATGTATGTCCGTGTTGCTGGCTTCTGGGCCCAAGCCGGACAGGGCGCGGCATTGTTCTACATCGGTGAACACCAGCATGGAGACATAGGGTTTATCAAGCCCGGCGATCACCACGTCTTTGATCAGTGGCGCGCCAGCTTCAATGACCTTCGCGCGCAATGGCCCAACGCTGACCCATGTGCCGGTGTCCAGCTTGAAGTCTTCAGAAATCCGCCCGTCGAAGCGCATGCCGCGCTGCGGGTTAGTGGGGTCGATGAACTTGGCGGCATCGCCTAAGCAATAAAAGCCTTCGTCGTCAAAACTCTTGGCGGTGATGTCCGGTTGCCGCCAGTAGCCGGGCATGACGTTGGGGCCACGCACGCGGATTTCGGTCTTGCCGCCGTTGGGCACCAGTTTGATTTCCACGCCAAAGGCCGGTGTGCCAATAACCCCAGACTGCGATTCTTCGAGCGACGCGAACATGGCCGACGGGGCGGTTTCTGTGGCCCCCAAGCCCGTTAGCATGCCGATTTTGTGGCCCAATGTTTTGATCGCCAATGCATCAAGTCGATCCCACACATGCTGCGCCAAACTGGCCCCGGCAAAGAACATCAGGTTCAAGTCTTTGAAGAAGTGCTCGCGCAAGGCGTCGTCGCGCTCCAAGTGCTCAACCAGCAGTTCAAAGCCTTTGGGGACGTTGAAATAGACCGTGGGGGAAATTTCCCGCAGGTTCTGCAAGGTGATGTCGATCTGTCCGGGTACCGGCTTGCCGTCGTCAATGTACAGCGAGCCACCGTTGTACAGCACGATGCCGACGTTGTGGTTGCCACCAAAAGTATGGTTCCACGGCAACCAGTCGATCAACACCGGTGGTTGGGTGCGGTGAAAAGTCATCAAACTGGCCAGCATTTCTTGGTTAGCACACAGCATCCGGTTGGTGTTGATGACACCTTTGGGCATGCCGGTCGAGCCGGAAGTGAACAGAAACTTGGCGATGGTGTCGGCGGTTACCGCGTTGTGCGCCCGATCCACGGCGTCGGTGATCGGCGTATTGAGCAGGTCTGCAAAGGAGGTAGCTGCACCGTCGTAACCCGAGGCGTCGACGGCTACACAGGTGGTGTCGGTGGACTGGATAACGCTAAGCGCCGGGCCGAACTGGCCGGCGCTGTCAACGAACAATAGCCCAGGCGTCAAGAGTTCACAGATGTATTTGGCTTTGCTGAAATCTTTGCTGACCAAGCAATAGGCCGGTGAGATAGGCGCGTAGGGTACGCCAACATACATGGCGGCGAAGGCCAGCAACAGGTGTTCGATGCTGTTGCCAGACAGAATGACCACCGGGCGTTCGGCTGACAAGTCGCGGTCGAGCAACGCCTGACCCAGAGCCCGCACTTTCTGGTGCGCGTCGGCGTAAGTAAGCTTCTGCCAATCGCCGGAGGCATCGCGGCGGGCTACTAGCACCTGGTCTGGTGTGCGTTCGGCCCACTCGTCGAGCCGCTGCATTAAGGTTTCCGGGTAGGGGCTAAGTGGTTCTTTATTGCGCAGCAATTGGCTGCCATCTGGGCGGTCGATCAGTTCGACGGTGCCAATACCCAGCGTCAAAGCTTTATATTCTGTACTCATGTCGAAAACCCTATGGTGCTCGTCGTTGACGTTTTTATTGTTGGAAGTCGTAGTTTTTTAGGCCCGCATCGGCCTGCGCAACGCGGGCGAGGTGGCTGTGCATCTCCGGCAACCAATGGGCGAGATAGAAGTCTCGCGTGGCGCTTAAGTTGCGCCGATA
It contains:
- a CDS encoding class III extradiol dioxygenase subunit beta — encoded protein: MAKITAGVATSHVPAIGAALDLGKTQEDYWKPIFDGYEFSKEWIKNEKPDVIILVYNDHASAFSLDLIPTFAIGCADEFQPADEGWGPRPVPTVKGHSELAWHIAQSAILDEFDMTIVNNMDVDHGLTVPLSLMFGQPEDWPCKVIPLAVNVVQYPPPTGNRCYNLGKAIRKAVESFDADLNVQIWGTGGMSHQLQGPRAGLINKDFDTAFLDGLTQDPQGLAKMPHIDYVREAGSEGIEMVMWLIMRGALNDDIEERYRFYHVPASNCAVGHIILENQ
- a CDS encoding protocatechuate 4,5-dioxygenase subunit alpha, with product MSSKSITPKRQLAPGTIKFDGTMAKQGYALNKMCYSFNEASAREAFKADERGYCAQFGLTDAQIKAVLERDVLSLLKLGGSIYYLAKFAGLLGLNVQDVGGLQTGMSTEAFKARLMKIGVDHRAQQEAKQHG
- a CDS encoding class III extradiol dioxygenase family protein translates to MAKILGGISTSHIPAIGVAMDQGLEQTPYWKDFFDAYPPVRNWLVEQKPDIAIVFYNDHGLEFFLDKKPTFAVGVAPEYHNADEGWGIKPIPSVTGETELSWHIVNTLIEDEFDITVCQEMRVDHGLTVPLSVMWPGHSYQHVKVIPVCINCERHPMPTPARCFKLGQAIARAVASWDSDERVVVFGTGGLSHQLDGERAGFINAGFDEYCMDQIVPNPEALTRYSNDDLVDIAGAQGVELNMWLGMRGALEGGALKVLHRNYHVPISNTGAGLMLIERN
- a CDS encoding helix-turn-helix domain-containing protein, yielding MSAKPNPSKAQDVPQFVLYGEAEHHDTLEFLHLEPIATRSRSNGWVIKAHRHARLHQLILVFSGAVTAWVDEQEHHLDGACCISLPPGIVHGFRFAPETQGVVLTVAQAMVTDLADERTKTYLDALFAQPEIISFSSSSAVLRQLHSNVQQMMEEFRSINPGRQLLCEWLLQTVLLQLSRCVATQRHVTETRAPETQHMQQLRALIEAHFTNHWKVEDYARTLNMPPARLNRMCKTIAGKNAKALLQERLLLEARRKLIYTRATIEHIAFDLGYADPAYFSRVFQQAEGVSPKVYRQQHDAMKELEDGAGPG
- the pobA gene encoding 4-hydroxybenzoate 3-monooxygenase, whose translation is MNTQVAIIGGGPSGLLLGQLLHKQGIENVIVERVSGDYVLGRIRAGILEQGLVDLLHEAGVADRMMKEGHVHDGVELTIDDERFRIDLKALTGGATVMCYGQTEVTRDLMEARRASGQLTCYEAENTELHDVKSDQPYVTFMQNGEPVRINAQYIAGCDGFHGVSRKTIPEDSRKEFERVYPFGWLGLLADTPPCNDELIYAKTQRGFALASQRSPTRSRYYIQVPLTDKAEDWSDDAFWAELKKRLPADVAAKMVTGPSIEKSIAPLRSFVCEPMQYGNLFLVGDAAHIVPPTGAKGLNLAASDVATLYKVLTRVLKEGDRSAIEQYSPICLRRVWNGERFSWWMTNMMHNFDEELAKDGSDRETHERFMDSEIHYYLTSEAGKKVIAEQYVGLPYEDLAQ
- a CDS encoding M16 family metallopeptidase; the protein is MRVITPRTGIWLFLSLFSIGLLSACAQHSTTTSAEIHRTADYPNLIIWPNSNSHSNNEVVIKLVVRAGSLQETDNQLGYAHLLEHMLFRGTERFPGDQLQTRLRELGLVMGTHSNAYTSFDETTYWFYLNTATPQRVNAVLEIVAEMAFHAQIDDAALAIEKSVVLQEWRDYTRDQNRVGEVLFNDLFAGSRYAQRRPIGTSESIQQATAQGLRDFYREWYQAPNMTLVVSGDIDAEDIQTQFLAHFKQPFRAPMGQPQQYPLALDRISERLIVTDPYTTSGSAWLGFIHPIAPVRTTDGWLDDIKRIAAYDILLDRLERRLVETQGRVSDFEYYYDHFLPGFYLMEIGATATTTGLPLAVQIIEQERQRLLIGGISELELERWKRSFLRHERLQQDSAWHLSEEARLHVMLGRPLLNQSEKLALLESAVPEWTTQEVLRAVLPTLSLAPNVQIIHPYNVPAPSEADVDAWLASGTYLADAGALDAAEIEDVGFDETWPIAPTYSGALTSERVLDNGVVEWKLDNGIEVLFYQQQSTPGKAYFTLVGLGGFNRMSPEETLTGRIVTDVMGYSGLRQLDGAELSQWLQSQGLGLLATQDFYDRLMHGYAPSEDFDRVLRVLHSALTEAKADPLVWEHMLTQYRDYLIQWSDNPQHLWSDTLAEVLFNQDPALRSLTLEELDTITLEGMVDNYRRFIAGAQNYRLVIVGDIAQQEAYAAVMESVATLPPTDQVVAVNRQYPQILASSAVHVPGSGEQSAQVVLRYAVPKDSLPPSFNLDRLYLERWMDEILFDEIRNNQGMVYAIQTEFEGRTIYEDELRLVISLAVHPDRVADSVQAIEALMQRPPHKVTQAQVDHWHRDFMNQQRARAHQSAESMAFDLAYAELFQLDVNHLVTGEVRRAAPEAVLALLGRFSAPNATRQELVWLP
- a CDS encoding acyl-CoA thioesterase; the encoded protein is MLINRHTRTIEWGDCDPAGIVFYPRYFAYFDDATGRLFAAAGFPKYDMVQRFNSVGIPMVDTRSKFYIPSRYGEDIVIESRITEFRRSSFDVYHRILKGEALAVEGFETRVWVAADAEKPGGIKAQPIPEEILAAFSEPA
- a CDS encoding feruloyl-CoA synthase, with the translated sequence MSTEYKALTLGIGTVELIDRPDGSQLLRNKEPLSPYPETLMQRLDEWAERTPDQVLVARRDASGDWQKLTYADAHQKVRALGQALLDRDLSAERPVVILSGNSIEHLLLAFAAMYVGVPYAPISPAYCLVSKDFSKAKYICELLTPGLLFVDSAGQFGPALSVIQSTDTTCVAVDASGYDGAATSFADLLNTPITDAVDRAHNAVTADTIAKFLFTSGSTGMPKGVINTNRMLCANQEMLASLMTFHRTQPPVLIDWLPWNHTFGGNHNVGIVLYNGGSLYIDDGKPVPGQIDITLQNLREISPTVYFNVPKGFELLVEHLERDDALREHFFKDLNLMFFAGASLAQHVWDRLDALAIKTLGHKIGMLTGLGATETAPSAMFASLEESQSGVIGTPAFGVEIKLVPNGGKTEIRVRGPNVMPGYWRQPDITAKSFDDEGFYCLGDAAKFIDPTNPQRGMRFDGRISEDFKLDTGTWVSVGPLRAKVIEAGAPLIKDVVIAGLDKPYVSMLVFTDVEQCRALSGLGPEASNTDIHYSPAVRARFESLLQHLIDTSTGGSNRVARAVLLDEPPRLDAHEITDKGSINQRAVLENRAAVVTDIYSATPSNDVIRLS